The segment CAGCACACAGTCCATCTATGGTCCACCATCGATCAGATCACACCCATCTGATATCTGAGAAATAGCACAAAGAATTTCCCCCTGGTATCTACTAATTCCAGAACCAGCTGTCAAAACACCAGAACTACAGGAAAAATTTCTCCTCGCCACTCTGGAGATAAAAAGATGAATAAAGtctcataaagagagagaacaaAAAGTTCTGATGCCAGTGAGATGCCTTTCCATGCTTCCCATTGGCCGCACgtatttggatatatatatatatatatagaaggaTTACTTTCCGACTCCCACAAACCGCACAATCATTACCCCAGACAAAAGGCTGTAAGCCCACAGGCGGTGAGTTCGTTGGGCAACGAATCTTCATCAATCTCTACCAATTTTTGCGTGAAAGGTTGAGACTTATTTCTTGGCAAGACTTCCACCTGCCTGCTGGTTACGTCCTTTTACATGCTTGGCACCAACGCCTTCCCACATGATTTACCAAGAGAGAGAAACCATTTAATACACGGAAACAAAGGAGGTATCGTTAGAGCTGAGCaaataatcaaaattcaaaaaaatttattcaatttaATCCAATCCAATAAACACGAATTTCGACCGgttgaaaaatatatatagaatgaaattagaatccaatggatttaatattttataaacttatttttattttagaacaaTATTTTTTCGACTTCAATACTTTAATGCTTCAAATACTTTGATATTTTGTGTagattttattctaaaaatttagatttttttatattaaattaattaaaaaaataaataagcttaAGTGAGTCAATATTgaacttaaaatcaatattgaaGTCCAAATCGATACAATCCATTCGAACCTGCTATAAACTGTTCGCTTCGATTTCAAatgatttatacatgataaatgatCGGCAGCGGATTGAATTTTTCTCAACTCGATTGGGTTTGatcagatgaaatttttttcttaatccgACCGAATCCAACCCGTTCTCAGCCCTAGGTATGGTTTGTGAAagtgtaagattttttttttaaaatatttttttttaaaatttattgccAAATCTATCCCTTATTCaaacttatttttcaaaatatggtGGGTGGGTTGATTGGGCTGTCAGATGGCGAAATCGCATGTTCCAACATGTGATTTCAAGATGAGGTGACATGTCTATtagaaaatatgaaaataatttcgattttaaattcaaattagaaaTAAAATCACATATCGAACATACagtttcattcttcttcttcttcttcttttcctctttttgtaCCGAGAAATGAGGGTGGAAGAGGGGAACACAAGCATAGAGATTGCAGGGGCCATGGGGTGTGAGCGCCAGAGATGGAGGAGGGCAAAGGTTTGGGGGTCACTTGAAGCCGCCATGGACACGGGGTGCAGGCTCCACCAGAGGTGAGGAGTGTTGCATAAAGCCAAAATGGATGCAGCTTCAATGATAGCGGCCTGAACTTTGTAAGGAGAGAGGGAGACGGCAAGGAGAGAAGGTCCATGGCGATGGAAAGATCTGGGCATAAGACTCGAAAAGAGGAAATGGAGGAACAGTAGCCGAACGAAGGAGCCATAGGTGGCGCGGGGGGTCAGTGCAGGTCAGCCACAGGCAGAGAAAGGCATAGGATCGAAGGGGAGAAAAAGGAGGTaggttcgttttttttttttgatgctgcgGTGCCGAAATGAGAGGAGTAGAAGGTGATGCACTCGAAGATGACGATGAGCTAAATGGAGGTGCCGATGCGAACATGCTCGAAGTAGCGGCCCTTCTTGAGGTAACAACCGATCCAACCGATCAAGAATGAAGGCTGACCTTGATGGACCAAAATACCGACTTCCACTTCGAGCCACCGCCCCTCCAGCCACTTGAAGCTTCTCCATGCCTGCCCCCGGCCCACCCGCATGGCTCTTCTCTGTACCCATCCACTCCCCCAACACCACCACGCACTCCACCTCCCCCACCCCCCTCCCTCTAGCGCTCCCACCTCCCACCTTgaatagccaaaaaaaaaaatcccaccccTCATTCTCCCTccacccaaaagaaaaaaaaaatttcaccctATACACTCCCATCCCCGataccacaatatatatatataattttaagtcCGCATGTTTAACAtgtgatattatttttttaatttgaatttcaaaatttttactgtAGCAAACCATCTCACTTGAAATCGTTtattcaatatgtaatttcaccCCGTCGCATCCCAGTCAGTCCAACTGttgcattttgaaaaatatattggAATGAGAGGTAGATTTGCAatcacatttttttaaaaaaataatatttaaaaaaaaaaacgaaagTGCAACTTAACAAAATCCTATTCCTGCAAACATCATCATGACATGATTACATCATCATTCAGACGCTTACCGGACAGAAACTTGGCTTGAAATCCATTCATGACGTCCGCCCAATATAGTCTCAAAACGGAAAaaagatataattaaaaaaaaaaatctccaccaTTCACTTGTACAATTAGTCCTTATCATGCAACTAAAAAAAATCACCACCCATTTTGGGAATTTGCGGGATTCTTTGAGAATGATCCTGAGATGCATGACCAACCAATAAAGGCACAGATTGTCAGCCACAAGgggacaaaatcttctctcttcttctactGTCTTCGTAGACCCCACATTCTAGTAGCTAATATTTCCAGCAACTAATATTTCCGGCTGTCTCAAACTCTGAACTTATGAAAGAGAAGTGGCTTGAAATTTGCCAAATAAAAGAGATAATAAGTCTACAGAATCAATTGGTTCCTCGTAAGGAGAGAGGAATATACAGCATTGCTCCTTGCATCCCAAATTTACACTCACAGTACAAACCTGACAGAAAGTTCCATGGCCTATTGAAAGAAAGCAACCCCGCAAATATACATCTGCATGCACGTAACGACAAGAATGTCCAAGGCAATGTCACAGGAAAGTCACATGACCATGCAAGAAATACAAACAGATTAGGTATGCACAAGGTTCTGGAAAAAAACAAAAGGCATCTTAATCACAGGAACGGATAAAATAGAATGTAataaatcatgaactctaatgctgGTTAAAAATGTCCTGAAACCAAAAGAGACATCATTTTTTGATTCAATAgagcataaattttaaattcattccAAGAACCTTAGTGAACCCTGAAGTGTATTTAATGATTTTATGACTCAACAAACTTTATGCTTTACAACATTTAATAACCTAAACAGCAAGCCCATAGAAAGATGAGGATAACTGGATTAATCAaggtagatttgatcgaattttaGAATATTAACCCCATGCCTCTTAGCACCCAAAGACAGCCTTGTTTATATAACTGGTTGAATTCCAAGCTAGGCAAGTTTGGGCAAGAGTACAGCCTATATGAAACCTCAGAGGCCAATTGGTGGGTACAAAGACCGGCCTTATTGGTTATGCAAATGAAGCTCAAGCATTGAGTAGGCAACCCTCAAAGATTCTCCTAAAATTGTGGAAAGAGGTGATTCAGAGAGAAGGAAAAGGCTTTTACAGCTAATAGCACTCCTCTCAGATGCGCATGCAGAAACCTGATAAGCTACAAGTTCAGCATCCCCACATCCCATATTCAATAGGCATTTCTGAAAATCTAAAGTTTATGTCCGAACAGACAAACTATGAAATCATAATAACATAACCAACCCTTTCAAATGTCCATTCTTATGCACACATACCAAACCTCAATCACAAGCAAGACCTATACCTGTTGAAATTCTAGCGACTTCAAATGCCAGGCAAACACAATATCCAGGGTTTAAAACCAAATATGAACACTTTGATCCAATTGCATGTTAAGTTCAAAAATCAAGGGGAACTTGTCATGCACACTATGTATGAAAATGACTATTGTGTAATCAAAGAATATTCCCTCTCCATTCTGTCCGTCATTTTTTATACCAAAAATGCCCTCCCACTTTTCTATAATATATAACTTATTCTCTCTTATTAATTCTGGATTTTTAAACAAGAAATATGGAAAATTTTTGAATTGCTATTGAAATCCAACCTAATAAAAAGACTGAAAGATTCCTTCCAAATCAAAGCATATTTGGGGATAACTGctattcaaaatcaatttagaaAAAGAAGAATCTGAGAAAGTATAAAAAGATTTGAATTTCTGCAAACAAACTCTggtaaaaataagaaaatatttcttcCAAGTCAAATCCTATTTCTTAAtaactattttttaaataaaatatttttatctgaaTAATACGTTTGCAGTTCATATAATATGtaacttgaaattttattttcattttttctaTCAAATGTGCATTGCACATGCCTGATTGCTAGTTAAATAAAAAGGTCAAAAGTGAAGCATATAATTTCATGGGTGTAGGTGAGGCTGAAGTTACCTTCTCACCTCAAAGAATATTGCAGCATCATGTACACAGAAAAATTGCCCTGCAAGGATTAATAATATAAGCACGGCCAAAAATTCATCCTTAGGCTAATTAGAATTCTATTGAGATAAAAAGAACCGAAAGAGCTACCTGCACTTGACAAACAAGGTGCTCCCTGGAGAAATTTAGAGACCTAGTCTAAAATCATAGTAACTCCTAAGGATACAGCAATATACTATGATGCTATCTGAAAACAAGACTTCCGTTCTGATgctgtctcaaattctcaattagaGATTGACAGAAGGATTTCAGAGTCTTGATGTCATGTCCCTGCTGAAAAAGAGGCAAGAGTTCTGGAACAGTAAGTGTACAATAAATCCAGCAAAATCACTGTCCAGCACAGTCAGTTACACTACAATATGGAAGGTCACAAAATAAACCGTCAGGGATTCCTAGTTCATCAGCAAGATTCAAGCAGAATAAGAAGAAATACTTGAAAAGCAGATTTAGAGACTTCCTCTACTCCAAATCTAGACAAGTGGGTCACATTTAAACAATAGAGAATTGTAAATAGAAGTgtcaatttaaattttttgatctttcttcAAATTATGCAATGCATTCCCTCTGTTCTTAAACAGCTTGCACACCTTCACTGTGCATGGTAGAAATATCATTTCAGGGATGACCAGGAATAGCACATCAGTGCAAGTTCTCATACCTGCAGTTTTTGATAGTATTGTTCTGCTAAATCTCGCGGACAATGAACTGCTGGAAGACCTTTTGACAGAAAATGAATAATAAAATCATCCCCAAACTTCTCGTACATGACCTTCTGAGCCAATACAATTTCTCCAAAAAGAACCAGCTGTTAAAAAGATAAAGTGTAACTGTTAAATCAGTCTGAATGTAACTGATACTAAGGAGAATACCAATTAACAAGCAACAATCCAAACATCAGAACCCAAACAGTGGTTTCATTGGAGGGAAACGAAAGGTTCAAAATAACAACACATGAAGAACATGTTCTTTACTTTTTCTGACAACTATTCAAAATTCACATACATCCACGTTGGCAAACCTAGGGCATGGTGGGCATCACATGGGACTTGCAACTTGTGTGCAAAATGGATAGAACTGCACAAAATGCATCACCATTTTGAAACCTGAATAAGTTTAAAATAAAGCAACGCCCCAGGAAAACATTAAGAAGAGAATCCAATCCAAAGTGCAAAATTAAATGATGTTTGAGGATCCTGGAACATGCATCCATTTAAAAAAGATCATTGTTTGTTAAGTATATTACCCCAAAAACAACTAAAATCCTAATCAGAAAAAATCACCAATAACTAATTGAGCTGAAACTGAGTGAGAGCAATAACTTTAGATTCTTTATCCAATAGTAAGGGGGGAGCAGTCATCTGGAACTTATTCAGCACTCAAGACCATACCCACAATCATAAGGCagaaatggaaagaaaaaagaggcaACCTTTCAAAAATCTAATAAAAGACTAAGAAATTAACTGGTGTGGGCCATACATGGTGTCAATAAAACAAACTGAGAACAAAATATATTAGTTGCCAAACAAGTCAACATTTTAGGTAATCCAACAAAATTGTTGCTTCTAAATTTGCTAATACCTGATCTGACCCAAACTTCAGCACTGTATCTGTAAGCAAAGCATGACCTGATTCTTTAGCAGCATTACTAATAAACTTAACATAAGCTAGAAAACAAAACTTGCAGAAACTAAAAAAAGCTTCAAAACAAGCTACAAATGTTCCACCTACGAACTATGCCTCAAAATTTATAGCTGTCCAATTTTATGACACAGTTGAATCCTAAATTATCCCTACTGCTTCTAGAACATTTTTAACCATAAGAACTAAAATGAAACATCACATTATTCATATTTGATCTTCAACCGTAATGTTATTCTCTTCCTCCAATTTAACAGTTACAATGTCACAAGAAaattcttctcaagaaaatcaatGAAAACCTGCTTCTAGCTGCCCTTTTTACCACCATCCTGTGATTAAATGCTGACCTATCTAACATTGGCATATTTAGACTTGCTCAAAACACCACAACTTAGACTTTCACAACAGATTCAAAAACCAGCATGTGTGCAGTGTCTATAGGCATGGAAATCAGAGGGTTTCAAGAGTAAATAGATGAAGGATTTACAGTATTTGCATCACGGAAGTCAAATGACTTGTCCAGAACACTATATAAGCAGCATTCGGTTGCAAATTTCTCAATTATAAATCTCCGGAAACCAGGAACCTGAGGAAATTGAGGATATTGTAGAAAATGTTAATGAAGCAGTCTAGTactgaattgaaaaaaataaaaatatacatcagGTCGATATgcttaaaaatatagatagaatGTAAGGTACCTTATCTTCACCACTAAAGTTGCTGCACCAATCCTTAATAAGTTTTACAAAAATTTGCACGCACAGCTGAAAAGTTCGCACGAAATGAAATGAGGTTAGAACATGCAGAAATAGACAGGACTGGAAAAAGGAAAAGCAGAAAATGTTACTCTAGTTCCCACCTTCCTAAGAAGCATATCCTTATGACTGCAAGAAGCTAACAAGAGCAAATGCATTACAGTATCCAAATACCCCTTACAACTTGGAGCAAGAAAAACTGAAGAAAGATCATGGTTGCCATAACATGAAGAAATGTGTATAATGTTTGTTGTAGTTCTTGCAGCTCACGTAACTCCTAGGAGAGTCAAAAGGGCAAGTATCAGGGTAAGTAACCAATgtcctttatgaattttaaagttacaaaaaaaaatgaaaaacattTGACTTCAAGTTCATCAATAGGTTTTTTACAAAGAAACAATGTTAATAACTCCTAATAAACACCAGGATTTCAACATGCAGCACAAATAAAATTTGTCAAGCAGTATCACAATTTTCAGTTTTCATTTTGGCAAAAAATAcagaagaaaaaatgaagagtAAGAACAAAAATAAACAAGGTTTTAGGTTGATAGAGATATATTAACACTACTGCACTCTCTAGGCATCAACATGACTAAGAATTCATGAAAGCAGAAATGAAATTCTAGGAAACAATGCCATAAAATATATGCACTAGCCATAAACTCCAACCTACTGGGCATCCTCATCTCATTTATTATGTAAGTGTTCCACTTGTATTTGCTCATCATAAATTGGTGAGAAGATGTGTTTATTTGAGCCAGTTGCTCCCCACATTTTGTTTTTACAAAActttaagattaacctagtctagtTCCAGCCAAAACTGATCATACATCAATCTACGGTTAGATGTTCTAAATTCAACATATTTTTGCTAGTATAGGAGATTTTTACCAAAATATTCTGGCTATGATTTCAACTGAGGTCATTGCATTATCAACAACATGACAAATAAGGTGTCAGAACAAGGAAAAACTTGAGTCATGTccatctttttgtttttttttggtagaggagTCATGTCCATCTTTATTAGAATGAGCATTTAAGGCAAAATTCCATGGACACTTTTATCATCTCTCACAAACAAGACTGCAAGGATGACAAAGTAAACAGAAGTAATCATGTTAGCTAAACCAAATAACAGCATTCAATGTTCTGGATTTCCCATCATATAGTGCATGCTATTGTAAAAACTGCAACATATAGATAAGAAAAAGACAAAAGATATCCATCTGAAGAATGTTTGTTATTTGTGGTCCTTTTTGTGTGGATAGAAAGGCCCATGAATCAGCACCACATAAAAGGTCATATAGACTAACTCACATTAGGCATACAAGCCCAAACTCACACAATTTTCACCAGCCTGTGCCGAATGCCACCCTATCCCTGCTCAACAAGTGCCATTTTGCATGCATATGTGCCCATCCATGGCTGACCCACACCATGACCATGTCTGAAATCCCCATAAGCCAGGGGAATCAAACATGCGACTACTAATAGGAAAGTGAGGTGCAAAACCAAGTTTGTAGGTTGTCGTCCCCAAGAATCAAGTTAATAGATAATCATGACCTGCCTAAAGATCAGACCTAAGAACAATCATAGTAAATAAAAAGATCAAAAGTCAGCATAGTGCAAAAGGAGGTTAAGTGAATATCAGTAAACTTAAGAGGTCCTCTTTCAACACTGATGAGTAGGTGGGTAAGAAGTTATAGAGCTGAGCATATATCATGTCAGACCGGGTTCGGCCAGGCCTAGAtcccatatcaaaaaaaaaaaaaaaaagaaaagaaaagaaaagaaagaaagaaagaaagaaagaacattTAGGCCCAAGCATGGCCTGACAAGAAATTTAGGGCCCGAATCCAACCCTACAAGcccaaaagaggagagagagaaagaatggagtgagagagagagaaggggaggaggATTAGAGAAAGGGATGGCAACTTTAGGGTTAAGGATTAGGATTCTCCGCCAGACTCCCCCATCTTTTCTTTTTACaacttttaaataaaatataataatattatatgtaTAATACATTTTGGGTTAGATTGGGGTAGGCCAAGTTAAAATATCAAGCCTGCGCCTGGCCTGAACTTTGTTGGGCCTGAAAATTGAAACTCAGCCTGACCCAATGGGCTGAAAATCCCAGCCCAAGCCCAACAAAAATCAGGCCAGGCTAGGTCAGTGGGCCAAGCCTGGTTTGCACAAGTCTAGGCAATTGTAATAGATATCTAATAGATAAGGCACATAGGGGTTCGCACACTTTACAAGGTGAGGCATAAGCCTGAAACATGTTGCACAATGGAGCACCTGCAGTGTTGATGTTTAAGAGCCCAAATAATTGTAAACAGCAA is part of the Elaeis guineensis isolate ETL-2024a chromosome 15, EG11, whole genome shotgun sequence genome and harbors:
- the LOC140854142 gene encoding exportin-T-like isoform X2 — protein: MVDFIVLINQLICKFNTSMGCLLEMIFPAIASRLFAILSSDAFPSGSGANTELCVQIFVKLIKDWCSNFSGEDKVPGFRRFIIEKFATECCLYSVLDKSFDFRDANTLVLFGEIVLAQKVMYEKFGDDFIIHFLSKGLPAVHCPRDLAEQYYQKLQGHDIKTLKSFCQSLIENLRQHQNGSLVFR
- the LOC140854142 gene encoding exportin-T-like isoform X3, which produces MHLLLLASCSHKDMLLRKLCVQIFVKLIKDWCSNFSGEDKVPGFRRFIIEKFATECCLYSVLDKSFDFRDANTLVLFGEIVLAQKVMYEKFGDDFIIHFLSKGLPAVHCPRDLAEQYYQKLQQGHDIKTLKSFCQSLIENLRQHQNGSLVFR
- the LOC140854142 gene encoding exportin-T-like isoform X1, coding for MVDFIVLINQLICKFNTSMGCLLEMIFPAIASRLFAILSSDAFPSGSGANTELCVQIFVKLIKDWCSNFSGEDKVPGFRRFIIEKFATECCLYSVLDKSFDFRDANTLVLFGEIVLAQKVMYEKFGDDFIIHFLSKGLPAVHCPRDLAEQYYQKLQQGHDIKTLKSFCQSLIENLRQHQNGSLVFR